The following coding sequences are from one Acipenser ruthenus chromosome 7, fAciRut3.2 maternal haplotype, whole genome shotgun sequence window:
- the LOC117972583 gene encoding uncharacterized protein C22orf31-like, whose protein sequence is METKERFWQHGEEGDRARAAPQICSQLSVSRDSRGEGALEEAGDSPSVLVSVEVEERRRKKVEQRRELERETGDLEERCIRNAAVIPDLRPTEEALSSANPRRLETKPLWIHGRSVVEYRRVYSAVVEPMLKNSLGNPRGYSLELGRQIKQRLWEALSCPTLQEVFHPDGRVEVWDSFAPVGRKRSAPQISREAPPSTSCDSNQTAVKIAKQ, encoded by the exons ATGGAGACG AAAGAACGCTTCTGGCAGCATGGAGAGGAGGGGGACCGGGCCAGGGCAGCTCCCCAAATCTGCAGCCAGCTGTCGGTGTCCCGGGACAGTCGAGGGGAGGGTGCTCTAGAGGAGGCGGGAGATTCACCCTCCGTCCTAGTGTCTGTAGAG GTGGAGGAGAGGCGCAGGAAGAAAGTGGAGCAGCGGAGGGAGCTGGAACGAGAGACTGGGGACCTAGAGGAACGCTGCATTAGAAATGCTGCCGTCATTCCGGACCTCAGGCCCACAGAGGAAGCCCTGAGCTCTGCAAACCCCCGGAGACTTGAAACGAAACCACTCTGGATCCACGGGCGCAGCGTGGTGGAGTATCGCAGGGTCTACAGCGCCGTCGTGGAGCCCATGCTGAAGAACTCATTAGGGAACCCCAGAGGGTACAGCCTGGAGCTGGGCCGACAGATCAAGCAGAGGCTGTGGGAGGCGCTGAGCTGCCCCACGCTGCAAGAAGTGTTTCACCCAGATGGGCGCGTAGAGGTCTGGGACAGCTTCGCACCGGTGGGGCGCAAGAGGAGCGCCCCCCAAATCAGCAGAGAGGCCCCGCCCAGCACCTCCTGCGACTCCAACCAGACAGCGGTCAAAATAGCAAAGCAATAG